GTCGGCGAGTAGCTCTTGAGCGAGCCGTCGGTGCCGTAGACGAGCTGCTCGGTCGTACACCAACCCATGCCCTGCACGAAGCCGCCGATGACCTGGCCGCGGTCGATGCCGGGGTTGATGCTCTCGCCGACGTCCATGATCAGGTCGACGCGGTCGACGACCATCTCGCCGGTTAAGCGGTCGATGGTGACCTCGCTGGCGGCAACGCCGTTGGTGAAGTAGAGGAACGGATGGCCCTTGCCGGTCTCGCGGTTGAAGTCAACGCCGGGCGTGGCGTAGAACCCACGCTCGCCGAGGCTGATGCGTTGCTCGTAGGCGGCGCGGGCCACATCACCAAATGCAATGCGGCTGTCGGGGCGGCGGGAGTCGATGGCGTGGCCATCGGCGAAGGCGATCGCAGCGGGTTCGGCGGCGAACCCGTCGTCGGCCTCAGCGAACATCGCTGCGGCGACCGGCTGCAGTCGTTCCCGTAACCGGACACACGCATCCGTCGCCGCGGCACCGTTCAGGTCCGTTCCCGCACTCGCCGCAGTCGGCGACGTGTTGTTGTTCTTGTCCGTGCTCGTCGCGGTCACCAACACATCGTCGAACGACACGCCGAGTTCATCGGCAACGATCTGCCGGATGCGCGTGTTGACGCCCTGACCCATCTCGGTCGCGCCGGTGCTGACGATCACGCTGCCGTCGAGGTAGATGTTGACCAGCGCGTTGGCCTGGTTGAGCGTGCGACGGGTGAACGAGATGCCGAACTTCACCGGCGAGACGGCCAAGCCCTTCACGTGCGTCGGCGACTCGGCGTTGAACCGCTCGATCTCGGCCCTGCGGGCGTCGTAGTCGGACTCAGCACGAACGGCGTCGAACAGCTCGGGCAGGACGTTGTTCTGAACGAACATGCCGTAGGGCGTGACGTTGCGATCGCCTCTGTAAACATTGGCGTTTCGCACGTCGAGCGCGTCGATGCCGAGGTGGCGGGCGATGTCGTGGAGGATGTGCTCGGTCGACGCGACACCCTGCGGCCCGCCGAAGCCACGGAAGGCCGTGTTGCTCGGCAGGTTGGTCCGACACAGCCGACCGACCACACGCATGTTCGGCAGGTAGTACGCGTTGTCGGTGTGCAGCATCGCCCGCTCCAGCACGGCAAGCGAGAGGTCCGTGCTACAGCCGGCGTTGGCGAATAGCTCCACATCGAGCGCGGTGATCCGGCCGTCATCGGTGAAGCCGACGCGGTAGTTCGACTTGAACGGATGACGCTTGCCGGTGTAGCGCATGTCGTCGTCCTTGCCGTAGACGAAGCGAACGGGCTTGCCGGTTTGCCGCGCGAGCAGTGCCGCCATCATCGCCGGCGGCGCGGCCTGCGTCTCCTTCCCGCCGAACGCCCCGCCCATCCGCTTGCACGTGCAGACGACGTGATTGAACGGGATGCCCAGCACCTCGGCGACGAGCATCTGCACCTCGGTCGTGTGCTGGGTCGAGGAGTGGATGTGCATCTGCCGTTGCTCGCCGGGGACGGCGAGGCAGGCCTGGCTTTCGAGATAGAACTGCTCTTGGCCGCCGATGTCGACGGTGCCTTCGAGGACGTGGCCGGCCTCGGCGAACCCAGCGTCGAGGTCGCCGCACTGGATGGTGCGCGGCTCGCTCAACCAGCTCTTGGCGGCAATGGCTTCGTCGATCGTCAGGATCGGATCCTCTGCGTCGACCTCCACAATCGCCGCTGCCACGGCGGCTTCCAGCGCGTCTTGCGTCTCCGCGGCGATCAGCGCGAGGGGTTGCCCGAGAAATGAAATCTCGTCCCGCACGATCAGCCATTCGTCATGCAGCACCGGCCCGAACGCAGCCATCTCTGGCAGGTCGACGGCGGTCAGCACCGCGACGACGCCGGGCGTGTTCCGGGCGGCGGTGACGTCCAGTTTGCATATCGTGCCCTTGGCCACCGGGGCTGGCAGGATGCCGGCGATCAACTCGCCAGCCAACGGTGCCGCGTCATCGATGAACTGCGACTTGCCCGTGACGTGCGTCACCGCCGAGTCATGCGCGATGTCCTTACCGACGGCCGGCATCAGGCGTACTCCTTCGCGAGCGGCAGGTCGTGGAAGAGTTTGCTGAACATGCGCTGAACGACGGTGCGGCGGTAGGTCTCGCTGCCGCGGACGTCGGTCATCGGCGTGACTTCGTCGCGGGCCACCTCGCCGGCGGCTTCGAAGGTCTCGAGCGTCGCCGACTTGCCGATCAGTGCGGCCTCGGTCTCCCGCAGCCGCAGGATCGTCGGCCCGACGCCGCCGAAGGCGATGCGGATGTCGTCGATCGTGTCGCCGTCGAGCGTGATGCGAAACGCCGCGGAAACACTGGAGATATCGAGGTCCTTGCGACGCGAGACCTTGTAGCAGCGGAGCGTTTGATCGGCGGTGAGCAACGGAATGCGGACGGCGGTGACGAGTTCGCCGGGCCGTAGATCGCAGACGCGATAGTCGGTGTGGAAGTCCTCGACCGAAACGCTGCGACGGCCGGTCGGTCCGGCGATTTCGACGATCGCTTCGAGCGCGACCAGCGGCCCGGCGGTGTCGCCGATGGGCGAGGCGGTGACGAGGTTCCCCGCAAGCGTCGCCCCGTTCTTGATCGGCGGCGAGCCGAACCAGGCGAGGTACTCGCTGAAGTTGGGCAGGTGCTCGGCGGTGATGAGTTCGAGTTCGGTCAACGTTGCTGCGGCCCCGACGACAAGTTGGTTACCCTCGACAGAGATGCCACCCAGTTCGTCGATGCCCGCGATGCTCAGCGCGGTCTTCACCCGCTGATACCGCTTGTTTTCGAGGACGCCCCAATCGGTGCCGCCAGCGATGATCGTCGCATCGTCGTGCTCGGCGAGGAAGGCAGTCGCGTCCTCGATGGTCGTTGGTTTGCAAGCACGGCGGCTGCCATCGGTCAGGTCGAAGCCGTCCGTCGGCAATGCGTCGACCACCGCATCGGGCGGGTACATCTCGTCGAGCGTTCGCAGCTGCTCCCGATCGACGGCCATCCCCGCTCGCACGATTGAGTCGTACCCTGTGCATCGGCAGAGGTTGCCGACCAAGCCACGCCTCAGCGCGTGTGCATCGCACGGCTGCCGCAGCGTGTCGGTCATCGCCACGACAAAGCCCGGCGTGCAGAAGCCGCACTGCGTGCCCTGGCATTTGACCAGAGCGTCCTGAATCGGACTGAGTTCATCGCCGGGCGTGAGGCCTTCGACGGTGACGATGTGCGTCGCGTCGAGTTGCAGCATCAACGCGATACAGGACGTCACCGTCGTGTACCGCATCTCGCCATCGACCGGCCGGCCGATGAACACACTGCACGACCCACAGTCCCCCTCGGCACAAACAACCTTCGTCCCCGGCAGCCCGCGTCGTTTGCGGAGGAACGTCGCCAGCGGCAGGAACACGTCAGCCCCGCGCACCTCGACGGGTCGGCCGTTGATCATGAGTCGGAGGTGGTCACGCATCTCGGTCAAACTTCGTTTCTCCGTTGATCGTCACGCGGTTAACCGTCGAGGCCGGGTCATCCATGTCGGCTGGCAAAAGCGAACTGATCACCGAGTCGGTGTCAGCACCGGAGCCCGCGACCTCGATGAACGACATCGGGCGCCCGACCTCCAGTCGCCCCACGCCATCGACCAATCCTAACAAGTCGGCCGGGGCGCGTGTTGCACGAAACAGCGCTTCCGCATGGTTCGCATGTGGCGAGTCGTGGACGGTCAAGAACCGTTTCATTTCCGCCAACATCGACACAGTCGGCGAGGCACCGACGTCGGTCGCGATGGCGTACGGCAAGCCGCGGCGTTTCACTTCGTCCAGCGGCATCACGTTGCTACCGAGCTTGAGGTTGCTTGTGGGACAGTGGGCGATCGTGCTGCCGGTGTCGGTGAGGATGCCCCACTCGGGCTCGGTCATCTCGATGCAATGCGCAACGATGCAGTCGTGCTCCAGCAGGCCGTCACGGCGGTAGACGTCGGTG
The sequence above is drawn from the Planctomycetota bacterium genome and encodes:
- the xdhB gene encoding xanthine dehydrogenase molybdopterin binding subunit, which gives rise to MPAVGKDIAHDSAVTHVTGKSQFIDDAAPLAGELIAGILPAPVAKGTICKLDVTAARNTPGVVAVLTAVDLPEMAAFGPVLHDEWLIVRDEISFLGQPLALIAAETQDALEAAVAAAIVEVDAEDPILTIDEAIAAKSWLSEPRTIQCGDLDAGFAEAGHVLEGTVDIGGQEQFYLESQACLAVPGEQRQMHIHSSTQHTTEVQMLVAEVLGIPFNHVVCTCKRMGGAFGGKETQAAPPAMMAALLARQTGKPVRFVYGKDDDMRYTGKRHPFKSNYRVGFTDDGRITALDVELFANAGCSTDLSLAVLERAMLHTDNAYYLPNMRVVGRLCRTNLPSNTAFRGFGGPQGVASTEHILHDIARHLGIDALDVRNANVYRGDRNVTPYGMFVQNNVLPELFDAVRAESDYDARRAEIERFNAESPTHVKGLAVSPVKFGISFTRRTLNQANALVNIYLDGSVIVSTGATEMGQGVNTRIRQIVADELGVSFDDVLVTATSTDKNNNTSPTAASAGTDLNGAAATDACVRLRERLQPVAAAMFAEADDGFAAEPAAIAFADGHAIDSRRPDSRIAFGDVARAAYEQRISLGERGFYATPGVDFNRETGKGHPFLYFTNGVAASEVTIDRLTGEMVVDRVDLIMDVGESINPGIDRGQVIGGFVQGMGWCTTEQLVYGTDGSLKSYSPTTYKIPAISDVPMELNVRFLDNPNNVVSLRRSKAVGEPPLLLGLSVWLAAKDAIASTGSNARIDLPATGERLLLALAEHDVSRLADA
- a CDS encoding FAD binding domain-containing protein, which produces MRDHLRLMINGRPVEVRGADVFLPLATFLRKRRGLPGTKVVCAEGDCGSCSVFIGRPVDGEMRYTTVTSCIALMLQLDATHIVTVEGLTPGDELSPIQDALVKCQGTQCGFCTPGFVVAMTDTLRQPCDAHALRRGLVGNLCRCTGYDSIVRAGMAVDREQLRTLDEMYPPDAVVDALPTDGFDLTDGSRRACKPTTIEDATAFLAEHDDATIIAGGTDWGVLENKRYQRVKTALSIAGIDELGGISVEGNQLVVGAAATLTELELITAEHLPNFSEYLAWFGSPPIKNGATLAGNLVTASPIGDTAGPLVALEAIVEIAGPTGRRSVSVEDFHTDYRVCDLRPGELVTAVRIPLLTADQTLRCYKVSRRKDLDISSVSAAFRITLDGDTIDDIRIAFGGVGPTILRLRETEAALIGKSATLETFEAAGEVARDEVTPMTDVRGSETYRRTVVQRMFSKLFHDLPLAKEYA